A single window of Magnetococcus marinus MC-1 DNA harbors:
- a CDS encoding response regulator, producing MKPQGCDILVVGDAEKLSWPQLLEPLQLSWCQCEPGGLPAYHAAVNHIQVILVCYPYGLETVTKWLTSCPATAHPPAMVYLDHHFQREHALATLQQGGVEYLDVQMPKRFIVQRLSMILAVRKHAQAIQPEAEAPRLEPARTRLRTLVVEDGGVAAAVLQSFLQQEGHKVTMAYTGSQAMASIQHHFFDWIFLDIHLPDMSGLELYKRLRQRLTFGVGITATTGDLDEYNTEDYLKMGFDGLLRKPVNPEALRACLSQGCRLESSALPEHSVVMEMTPKLLVDGQRARRIIQFYDRATRKRLAHIFDEEMVSQFQALGEAVQKLDRPSLGFICHRMVSSAASFACHRLTVLAKQMGQEGGWKAQKELEADLLNLEHAYHATRQALTHVFDLEGEL from the coding sequence TTGAAGCCGCAAGGGTGCGACATATTGGTGGTTGGGGATGCGGAGAAACTCAGCTGGCCCCAGCTATTGGAACCGTTGCAGCTCTCCTGGTGCCAGTGTGAACCAGGGGGGCTTCCTGCTTATCACGCGGCTGTGAATCACATCCAAGTCATTCTGGTCTGCTATCCCTATGGGTTGGAAACGGTGACAAAGTGGCTGACTTCCTGCCCTGCCACTGCTCATCCACCTGCTATGGTTTATCTGGATCACCATTTTCAGCGTGAGCACGCTTTGGCAACCCTGCAACAGGGAGGGGTGGAGTATCTGGATGTCCAGATGCCCAAACGTTTCATCGTTCAAAGGCTGAGTATGATTTTGGCGGTGCGTAAGCATGCCCAGGCTATCCAGCCTGAGGCAGAGGCACCTCGATTGGAGCCAGCCCGAACCCGTCTGCGTACGCTGGTGGTGGAGGATGGAGGGGTGGCCGCAGCGGTATTACAATCCTTTTTACAGCAGGAGGGGCACAAGGTCACCATGGCCTATACGGGATCCCAGGCCATGGCTTCGATCCAGCACCATTTTTTTGATTGGATCTTTCTCGATATTCACCTGCCTGACATGTCAGGGTTGGAGCTTTATAAACGTCTGCGTCAACGTCTGACATTTGGGGTGGGCATCACCGCCACAACCGGTGATTTGGATGAATACAATACAGAGGATTATCTCAAAATGGGCTTTGATGGCCTATTGCGCAAACCGGTTAATCCTGAAGCGTTGCGCGCCTGCCTAAGTCAGGGCTGCCGTTTAGAAAGTAGTGCCTTGCCGGAGCATTCGGTGGTCATGGAAATGACCCCCAAACTGCTGGTGGATGGCCAGCGCGCACGGCGCATTATCCAATTTTATGATCGCGCCACACGCAAGCGTTTGGCGCATATCTTTGATGAGGAAATGGTTTCTCAATTTCAAGCTTTGGGCGAAGCGGTGCAGAAACTGGATCGTCCCTCCCTCGGTTTTATCTGCCACCGAATGGTGAGTAGCGCGGCCAGTTTTGCGTGTCATCGGCTAACCGTTTTGGCCAAACAGATGGGGCAAGAGGGGGGCTGGAAAGCGCAAAAGGAGTTGGAGGCTGATCTGCTAAATTTGGAACATGCCTATCATGCCACCCGGCAGGCATTGACCCATGTGTTTGATCTTGAGGGTGAACTTTAA